The DNA sequence ATCGCGTTGTGCCGGTACCGGGCGCATCGGCGCCGCTTGCCGCCCTTGTCGGATCGGGCATGCCGAGCGATGCCTTTCTATTTGCAGGTTTCCTGCCGGTGAAGGACCGCGGCAAGCGGGATCGTTTTGCCGAACTTGCGAAAATCCCCGCCACTTTGATCTTCTTTGAATCGCCGCGCCGCATCGGCAGCTCCCTCAAGGTGGCGTCGGAAGTGCTTGGCCGCGACCGGCGCGCTGTGGTCTGCCGCGAGCTGACCAAGACTTTCGAGGAATTCCGGCGAGGCACGCTCAGCGAGCTTGCCGATTATTATGACGAGGATCGTGTGGTGAAGGGCGAGATCGTGCTGCTGATCGAGCCGCCCTCCTATGACGAAATTCCCGATATCGAGGATGTCGAAAAGCTCCTTAAGGATCTGGTCGCGACCATGCCTGCAGCCAAGGCCGCGGGCGAGGCATCGAAACTGACCGGCCTGCCACGCAAGGAGCTTTATCAACGCCTGCTGGATATGAAGGACAGGGATGGCGGCTGACGCGCGAAGGAACAAAAGACGCAAGGCCGAGCGGCGCGGCCACACGGCGGAATATTGGGCCGCACTCTATCTGCTGGTGAAGGGATATCGCATCCTCGCCATTCGTTATCGTACCCGGTTGGGGGAAATCGACCTCATCGCCCGCAAGCGGGATGTCGTTGCGATCATCGAGGTCAAGGCGCGATCTTCCGGGCTGGGGGCTATCGATGCGGTCGGCTCGCGTTCGCAGCAGCGCATCCGCGCCGCCGCCGATCTCTGGCTCTCCCGTCGCGGTGATGCTGCCCGGTTTTCACTGCGCTTCGATATCGTCGCCATTCTGCCGCGACGCCTGCCGCAGCATTTCATCGACGCGTTTTGAGGGGGAGGGAAGGCAATGTCCAGCGAGCGCGAAAAAATGGCCGCGGGCGAATGGTATAGCTGCATGGATGCCGAACTGGATGGGCTGCGCCTGCGCGCGCGCCGGGCCGTTCACCAGCACAATGCCGCGCTGCCGGATGAGCGCGGAGCCATGGCGCCGCTGCTGCACGCCCTCTTCGCCTCTGTCGCGGAAGGCGCATTTATCGAAGCCCCGTTTCATTGCGCTTACGGCTTCAACATCACGCTGGGCAGGAATGTCTATCTGAATACCAGCTGCGTCATTCTCGATTCCGCCAGGGTGGTGATCGGCGATGGGGCAATGCTCGGTCCGGCCGTGCAGATCTATTGTGCTGAACACCATCTGGACCCGGTTCCGCGCGCGCAAGGCATTGAAATCGCAAAGCCGGTGACAATCGGCCGTGATGTCTGGATTGGCGGCGGCGCAATCCTGCTGGCCGGCATTACCATTGGTGATGGGGCGATCGTCGGTGCCGGTTCGGTGGTGACGCGGGATGTGCCGCCGGGCGCGACGGTGGTGGGAAATCCGGCCCGTCCGATAAAGCGCAAGGACGCCTGAGACATCGATTTTTGAAAGAACGGAGTTCATTAACAGGCGCCGTAACAAATCTGACATGAAACTGTTAAAGAGGCGTCATGGAACCCCTCTATTCGCATCCTCATCCCAATAAATGGTGGAGAGGATTTAGTAATGTTGAAGAAGATTTCCATGGCCGCAGTGGCGGTCAGCATTTCGGCAACGTCTTCCATGGCTGCGACCAACATCACCTGGTGGCACGGTATGGGCGGCCGTAACGGCGAAGTCATCAACGAAGTTTCCCAGAAGTTCAACGAAGCCCAGAAGGAATGCGCTCTGACGCCGGTTTCCAAGGGTTCTTACGAAGAAGCACTGGCCAGCGGCATCGCCGCCTTCCGTTCCGGCGAACAGCCGAACATCCTCCAGGTTTTCGATGCCGGCGCTGCCACCATCATCAACGCCAAGGGTGCGGTCATTCCTGCGGAAGACCTCATCAACAAGGCCGGTTACAAATTCGACCGCGAAGCCTTCATCAACGGCGTGCGTTATTTCTACGCTGCAGCTGATGGCAAGTTCGTCGGCATGCCGTTCAACTCCTCTGCTCCGATCATGTATGTCAACGACGAAGCCCTGAAAAAGGCCGGCGTCGAAGCACCGAAAACCTGGGAAGAGTTCGAACAGGTTGCGCCGAAGCTGAAAGAAGCCGGTTACATCCCGCTCGTCCAGTCGCAGCTGACCTGGCAGTTCACGGAGAACTTCTTCTCCCGCAACAACATCCAGTTCGCCACCAACAATAACGGCTACGACAGTGTCACCGACACCAAGCTGAAGCTTACCGATCCGAACCTCGTCATGATGTTCGACAAGCTGAAGGACTGGAAGGACAAGGGCCTGTTCGCGTATTACGGCGCCGGCTGGAACGACAACCA is a window from the Agrobacterium tumefaciens genome containing:
- the rsmI gene encoding 16S rRNA (cytidine(1402)-2'-O)-methyltransferase, whose product is MIGSRVTEELSNIDARQATREFRIGTATIPARPLEPALYLVATPIGNLGDITIRALETLASADVLACEDTRVTRILLERYGIRTRPLAYHEHNANEAGPKLIAALEAGKSVALVSDAGTPLVSDPGYRLGQLALEAGHRVVPVPGASAPLAALVGSGMPSDAFLFAGFLPVKDRGKRDRFAELAKIPATLIFFESPRRIGSSLKVASEVLGRDRRAVVCRELTKTFEEFRRGTLSELADYYDEDRVVKGEIVLLIEPPSYDEIPDIEDVEKLLKDLVATMPAAKAAGEASKLTGLPRKELYQRLLDMKDRDGG
- a CDS encoding extracellular solute-binding protein; translation: MLKKISMAAVAVSISATSSMAATNITWWHGMGGRNGEVINEVSQKFNEAQKECALTPVSKGSYEEALASGIAAFRSGEQPNILQVFDAGAATIINAKGAVIPAEDLINKAGYKFDREAFINGVRYFYAAADGKFVGMPFNSSAPIMYVNDEALKKAGVEAPKTWEEFEQVAPKLKEAGYIPLVQSQLTWQFTENFFSRNNIQFATNNNGYDSVTDTKLKLTDPNLVMMFDKLKDWKDKGLFAYYGAGWNDNQKPFEEGKVAFWIGSSGSFGGLQKTATMPFSATFLPYWGSIKGAGTNSFIGGAALFAMSGKSEAENKCVADFFQFLTSPEIQVFYHKATGYVAITKAAYEKAKAEGFYKEKPVAEVGIQQLSLPGGEWSKGYRLGFYPQIRAVMEREYNRIFSGEVTPKDAFDIIEKEGNDLLARFAKTAG
- a CDS encoding YraN family protein, whose protein sequence is MAADARRNKRRKAERRGHTAEYWAALYLLVKGYRILAIRYRTRLGEIDLIARKRDVVAIIEVKARSSGLGAIDAVGSRSQQRIRAAADLWLSRRGDAARFSLRFDIVAILPRRLPQHFIDAF